One Nocardia sp. BMG111209 DNA segment encodes these proteins:
- a CDS encoding FHA domain-containing protein: MLDRQVEVVPGRHVVVRVAGAVVLVARHEPGPVTADSTEMRVAEALAQLVSEAAEHDAAGPGRAVARAATQWLMRDADQLSGGRPINLGILSRADGDGLAIFLHGAVTALLAGDRGIDHLRGVDAAFTVDRVVASPQQAAVLFADDQPGPLPELPPQGIGSLVEGVAAASAAIVWFERERSRARDRARPDAELGSAEHLSPAARPVTGQQPTIGEPTPIGQQSAGQYVPTGQQPLVGQQPMGGQHVSTGQSAGGQPPMGGQYVPTGQSPGDQQSAGGQYVPTGQQPFVGQQPTGGQYVPTGQQPIAGQHVPTGQQPLVGQIPTDQQPLAGQFRTGEQPVEGSFGQAEPVAAADQFGPGGNFGTGPQSPVDRFAAGPPDQLPPTGQLPPVDQLPPTAQLAEADHFPPTDQLPEAAAQAGPAFDPFLDPTELSAPRPVAQRGTNPSPPPDPNLERRIEETAKATKLTAKVLGFTCARAHPTDPRAAFCTVCGMPVDQTQHLIEVLRPPLGVLVLDDGTTFPVAADAVLGRDPENSEPARQGLLPWKIEDASGGMSRAHAEIRLANWDVTVVDRGSTNGTRARLPGYRDWIRLQPNQPLTLVFGAEILLGNRMVRFEPAAPPPFG; encoded by the coding sequence TTGCTGGATCGGCAGGTCGAGGTTGTTCCGGGCAGGCATGTCGTGGTCCGCGTCGCGGGTGCGGTCGTGCTGGTGGCCCGGCACGAGCCCGGCCCGGTCACCGCGGATTCCACCGAGATGCGGGTGGCGGAGGCGCTGGCCCAACTGGTTTCGGAGGCGGCCGAGCACGACGCGGCCGGTCCGGGCCGTGCGGTGGCCCGCGCGGCGACGCAATGGCTCATGCGCGACGCCGATCAACTGTCCGGCGGACGGCCGATCAATCTGGGCATCCTGTCCCGGGCGGACGGCGACGGGCTCGCGATCTTCCTGCACGGCGCGGTGACCGCGCTGCTCGCCGGTGACCGTGGCATCGATCATCTGCGCGGGGTGGACGCGGCGTTCACCGTGGACCGGGTGGTGGCGTCGCCGCAGCAGGCCGCGGTGTTGTTCGCCGACGATCAGCCGGGCCCGTTGCCGGAACTGCCACCGCAGGGCATCGGTTCGCTCGTCGAGGGTGTGGCCGCGGCTTCCGCGGCGATCGTGTGGTTCGAGCGGGAGCGCTCCCGGGCTCGTGATCGAGCCCGGCCGGACGCCGAACTCGGGTCGGCGGAGCATCTCTCGCCGGCGGCCCGGCCCGTCACGGGTCAGCAGCCGACGATCGGTGAGCCGACCCCGATCGGGCAGCAGTCGGCCGGACAGTACGTTCCGACCGGTCAGCAACCGCTCGTAGGCCAGCAGCCGATGGGCGGGCAACATGTCTCGACCGGACAGTCGGCAGGCGGGCAGCCGCCGATGGGTGGGCAGTATGTCCCGACCGGTCAGTCGCCAGGCGATCAGCAGTCGGCGGGCGGACAGTATGTCCCGACCGGTCAGCAGCCCTTCGTGGGGCAGCAGCCGACAGGCGGACAATACGTTCCGACCGGTCAGCAGCCCATCGCTGGGCAGCACGTCCCGACCGGTCAGCAGCCGCTCGTCGGGCAGATTCCCACGGATCAGCAACCGCTGGCCGGGCAGTTCCGCACCGGAGAGCAGCCTGTCGAGGGCTCGTTCGGGCAGGCCGAACCGGTCGCTGCCGCCGATCAATTCGGGCCGGGCGGGAATTTCGGCACCGGTCCGCAGTCTCCGGTCGACCGGTTCGCCGCCGGGCCGCCGGACCAGCTGCCGCCGACCGGTCAACTGCCACCGGTCGATCAGTTGCCGCCGACGGCGCAGCTCGCCGAGGCCGACCATTTCCCGCCGACCGATCAGTTGCCGGAGGCGGCGGCGCAGGCCGGGCCCGCGTTCGATCCTTTCCTGGACCCGACCGAGCTGTCGGCGCCGCGACCGGTGGCCCAGCGCGGCACCAACCCGTCGCCGCCGCCGGATCCGAATCTGGAGCGGCGGATCGAGGAAACGGCCAAGGCCACCAAGCTGACCGCCAAGGTGCTCGGATTCACCTGTGCGCGAGCGCATCCCACCGATCCGCGGGCGGCCTTCTGCACCGTCTGCGGGATGCCGGTGGATCAGACGCAGCATCTGATCGAGGTGCTGCGGCCCCCGCTCGGCGTACTGGTACTCGACGACGGCACGACCTTCCCGGTCGCGGCCGACGCGGTCCTGGGCCGCGATCCGGAGAATTCGGAGCCCGCGCGACAGGGGTTGCTGCCGTGGAAGATCGAGGACGCCTCGGGTGGTATGTCCCGTGCGCACGCCGAGATCCGGCTCGCCAACTGGGATGTCACGGTCGTCGATCGCGGTTCCACCAACGGCACGCGCGCTCGGCTGCCCGGCTACCGGGATTGGATTCGGCTGCAACCGAATCAGCCGTTGACGCTGGTGTTCGGCGCGGAGATCCTGCTCGGCAACCGCATGGTTCGCTTCGAGCCGGCCGCACCGCCGCCGTTCGGCTGA
- a CDS encoding type VII secretion-associated protein: MPDIDVVLTDARLWARSYPAPATDPAVRYRRPSSPGHPPKSGRDTAFAPDFDSAQWDGPPSIMPSGDGFAVGAPLRPPSPAVSVVRMASADRIAFDPIGAQEISPMPTPAEALGEVFCALLANLRLPGPGRRSTVVVPTEWGTRRRGTVESAARHIAADVVLESLAQRAVALGASTGPGQRIAVLEANPLTTTATLVGRSGTRTWIEACEHEPAVGTDDLVPGRDGSAIAAVLGRLPDIERANHVLVTGLDTPGARTAVHTALAALPGCPADIRTVSGGDLLRPPEDAEQTAAERFSPLSARRSGSLHEYAVRRHRSRAGRILLPAVALVATLVVVVAVAHHRSASSTTAAQPTRTPAAAAPQPESARPSAAFTTLPAAPSISASGSQLPSGISPAPQTTVRLFDRVRADLPPGWHPNTRTDARVDLTPDNGARQRITVTQRQLSPGAKLGDVAETLDRQIAQRPPGTVGELKHDNVFGDHPGLSYEEFPGDGTTVRWQVLVDSGVQVSVGCQYESNTWPAVADACERFVRGLRVGE, translated from the coding sequence GTGCCGGACATCGATGTCGTCCTCACCGACGCACGGCTGTGGGCCCGCAGCTACCCGGCGCCGGCGACCGATCCGGCGGTCCGCTACCGGCGGCCGTCGTCTCCAGGCCACCCACCGAAATCCGGGCGGGACACCGCATTCGCACCCGACTTCGACTCGGCACAGTGGGACGGACCGCCGTCGATCATGCCCAGCGGTGACGGCTTCGCGGTGGGCGCGCCGCTGCGGCCACCGTCACCGGCGGTATCGGTGGTCCGGATGGCATCGGCCGACCGGATCGCCTTCGATCCGATCGGGGCGCAGGAGATCTCGCCGATGCCGACACCGGCCGAAGCCCTCGGTGAAGTGTTCTGCGCACTCCTGGCGAACCTGCGCCTGCCGGGACCGGGCCGGCGGTCGACGGTGGTGGTGCCCACGGAGTGGGGAACCCGCCGGCGCGGGACGGTCGAATCCGCCGCGCGGCACATCGCCGCCGATGTCGTGCTCGAGTCACTGGCCCAGCGGGCGGTGGCACTCGGCGCGAGTACCGGCCCGGGACAACGCATCGCGGTACTGGAGGCGAATCCGCTGACCACGACCGCCACCCTCGTCGGCCGTTCCGGGACACGCACCTGGATCGAGGCCTGCGAACACGAACCGGCCGTGGGTACCGACGATCTGGTCCCCGGCCGCGACGGTTCGGCGATCGCCGCGGTGCTGGGCCGGCTGCCGGATATCGAGCGGGCCAATCACGTCCTCGTCACCGGGCTCGACACCCCCGGCGCGCGAACGGCGGTGCACACGGCACTGGCCGCACTGCCGGGCTGCCCGGCGGATATCCGGACCGTATCCGGCGGCGATCTGCTACGACCACCGGAGGACGCCGAACAGACTGCGGCCGAACGCTTTTCACCGCTGTCGGCGCGCCGGAGCGGCTCGCTGCACGAGTACGCGGTCCGGCGACACCGGTCGCGAGCCGGTCGCATCCTGTTACCGGCGGTCGCGCTCGTCGCCACACTCGTCGTGGTGGTGGCAGTGGCACATCACCGGTCCGCGAGTTCGACGACGGCAGCGCAACCTACGCGTACCCCCGCCGCGGCGGCGCCACAGCCCGAATCGGCCCGCCCCTCTGCCGCATTCACGACATTGCCTGCGGCACCGAGCATTTCGGCATCGGGATCGCAACTGCCGTCGGGGATATCCCCCGCACCACAGACGACCGTCCGATTGTTCGACCGGGTCCGCGCCGACCTTCCACCGGGCTGGCACCCGAACACCCGGACCGACGCCCGGGTCGACCTGACCCCGGACAACGGTGCGCGGCAACGGATCACCGTGACACAACGGCAGCTGTCCCCCGGTGCGAAGCTCGGCGACGTCGCCGAAACCCTGGACCGGCAGATCGCGCAACGTCCGCCCGGCACCGTCGGAGAACTGAAGCACGACAACGTCTTCGGCGATCACCCCGGCCTGTCGTACGAGGAGTTCCCCGGCGACGGCACGACCGTGCGCTGGCAGGTGCTGGTCGATTCCGGCGTGCAGGTCAGCGTCGGCTGTCAGTACGAGTCGAACACCTGGCCCGCCGTCGCCGACGCGTGCGAACGATTCGTGCGCGGACTGCGCGTCGGCGAATGA
- a CDS encoding FHA domain-containing protein encodes MSQPGAPKITVRYEGTDRTFDGGQQITLGRAPEVTLFVDSPLVSRVHATLVWQGTAWVLTDNGSTNGVFVDAQRLTRPVSVDRPMLVRLGDAISGPLLHLVPQTPARSPQRPDRSGPPSQPQPHYAPSAGPGPATPARPMPPQRPQYDPRSDRLPRQDSPRYPNPPQRQPVPSAAGASGPENAVPTGMAPNVNMTTKADTSNLPPVRTRNSTAPVARADRIPAGGLTIGRTSDNQIVVNDPLASRRHARLIRGDAGLTIEDLGSANGTFVNGRRESRTALRERDIVTIGNIDFVVTEGTLKHRQKPVAEQGLTVHGIGFTVEGNKQLLVDVNMSAGRGTLTALIGPSGAGKSTLSKLIAGAVHPSAGVVTFEGRDLHAEYGAMRSRIGMVPQDDVLHRQLTVRQALGFAAELRLPPDTSKEDRRAVIDGVLEELSLTEHADTRVDRLSGGQRKRASVALELLTGPSLLILDEPTSGLDPALDRQVMVMLRELADAGRTVIVVTHSVACLDMCDQVLLLAPGGKTAFCGHPGAVGDFLGTNDWAEIFARVATDPDRAFAIYRSRQSAVPPPPPAAPRGEVGRPPKSSGWKQFSTLSRRQIRLILADRGYLAFLVVLPFVLGVLSLVVPGKNGFAPGPLAPLPDGTMIRTGGGETQQLLVVLILGACFMGSTLTVRDLVGERPIFYRERAVGLLPSAYLMAKVVVFGVAALLQAAVLVAIVLFGKQPPGKGALIPSGSVELYIDLAFTSVTCVVIGLLLSTLAKSNEQVMPLLVVVIMCQLVMAGGMIPVTDRVVLEQLSYLFPSRWGFAAGASTVDLRGLFSAAQPDALWQHKPAFWLLDIGLLLVITAVLSVLTWSRLRLKKSAA; translated from the coding sequence ATGTCACAACCGGGGGCGCCGAAGATCACTGTGCGCTATGAGGGAACGGACCGCACCTTCGACGGCGGTCAGCAGATCACGTTGGGCCGCGCACCGGAGGTGACGCTGTTCGTCGACAGTCCGCTGGTGTCCCGGGTGCACGCCACGCTCGTCTGGCAGGGCACTGCCTGGGTCCTCACGGACAACGGCAGTACCAACGGGGTCTTCGTGGACGCGCAGCGGCTGACCCGGCCCGTGTCCGTGGACCGGCCGATGCTGGTGCGGCTCGGCGATGCGATCAGCGGGCCGTTGCTGCATCTGGTGCCCCAGACGCCGGCCCGCTCGCCGCAGCGACCGGATCGGTCGGGGCCTCCTTCACAGCCGCAGCCGCACTACGCGCCCTCGGCAGGCCCAGGTCCGGCCACCCCCGCCCGGCCGATGCCGCCGCAGCGGCCGCAGTACGACCCACGGTCCGATCGCCTCCCGCGCCAGGATTCCCCGCGGTACCCGAATCCGCCGCAGCGGCAGCCGGTTCCGTCGGCCGCCGGCGCCTCGGGCCCGGAGAACGCCGTGCCGACCGGCATGGCCCCGAACGTCAACATGACGACGAAGGCCGACACCTCGAATCTGCCGCCGGTGCGGACGCGCAACTCCACGGCGCCGGTCGCGCGGGCGGACCGGATTCCCGCCGGCGGCCTGACCATCGGCCGTACCAGCGACAACCAGATCGTGGTCAACGATCCGCTGGCCTCGCGCCGGCACGCGCGCCTGATCCGCGGCGACGCCGGGCTGACCATCGAGGATCTCGGTTCGGCCAATGGCACATTTGTGAACGGCCGCCGGGAATCGCGAACAGCGTTGCGGGAACGCGACATCGTCACCATCGGCAACATCGACTTCGTCGTCACCGAGGGCACGCTGAAGCACCGGCAGAAGCCGGTCGCGGAACAGGGCCTGACCGTGCACGGCATCGGATTCACGGTGGAGGGCAACAAACAGCTGCTCGTCGACGTCAACATGTCGGCCGGGCGGGGCACCCTCACCGCGCTGATCGGACCGTCCGGCGCGGGTAAATCGACCCTGTCGAAGCTGATCGCGGGGGCCGTGCACCCGTCGGCGGGCGTGGTCACCTTCGAGGGCCGCGATCTGCACGCCGAATACGGCGCGATGCGCAGCCGGATCGGCATGGTGCCGCAGGACGACGTGCTGCATCGGCAGCTCACCGTGCGGCAGGCGCTCGGCTTCGCCGCCGAGCTCCGCCTGCCGCCGGACACCAGCAAGGAGGACCGTCGCGCGGTCATCGACGGTGTGCTGGAGGAACTCTCGCTGACCGAGCACGCCGACACCCGGGTGGATCGGCTGTCCGGCGGTCAGCGCAAGCGGGCGTCGGTGGCGCTGGAGCTGCTCACCGGCCCGTCGCTGCTGATCCTGGACGAGCCCACCTCCGGTCTGGATCCGGCGCTGGATCGCCAAGTCATGGTCATGCTGCGCGAGCTGGCCGACGCGGGCCGCACGGTGATCGTCGTCACCCACTCGGTGGCCTGCCTGGACATGTGCGATCAGGTCCTGTTGCTGGCGCCGGGCGGTAAGACGGCGTTCTGCGGCCATCCGGGCGCGGTCGGGGATTTCCTCGGCACCAACGACTGGGCGGAGATCTTCGCGCGGGTCGCCACCGATCCGGATCGGGCCTTCGCGATCTATCGCTCCCGGCAGTCCGCGGTGCCACCGCCGCCGCCTGCCGCACCGCGCGGCGAGGTCGGCCGGCCACCGAAATCCAGTGGCTGGAAACAGTTCTCGACGCTGTCGCGAAGACAGATCCGATTGATCCTGGCCGACCGCGGCTATCTGGCCTTCCTGGTGGTGCTGCCGTTCGTGCTGGGTGTGTTGTCGCTGGTGGTGCCCGGTAAGAACGGTTTCGCACCCGGACCGCTGGCGCCGCTGCCGGACGGCACGATGATCCGCACGGGCGGCGGGGAGACCCAGCAGCTGCTGGTGGTGCTGATCCTCGGCGCCTGCTTCATGGGATCCACCCTGACCGTGCGCGATCTCGTGGGTGAGCGGCCGATCTTCTACCGGGAGCGCGCGGTGGGCCTGCTGCCGTCGGCGTATCTGATGGCGAAGGTCGTGGTGTTCGGGGTGGCGGCGCTGCTGCAGGCGGCGGTGCTGGTGGCCATCGTGCTGTTCGGCAAGCAGCCGCCGGGTAAGGGGGCGTTGATCCCCTCGGGCAGCGTCGAACTCTACATCGATCTGGCGTTCACGTCCGTGACCTGTGTGGTGATCGGCCTGTTGCTGTCCACGCTGGCCAAGTCGAACGAGCAGGTGATGCCGCTGCTGGTCGTGGTGATCATGTGCCAGCTGGTGATGGCCGGCGGCATGATCCCGGTGACCGACCGGGTGGTGCTGGAGCAGCTGTCCTATCTCTTCCCGTCCCGCTGGGGTTTCGCGGCGGGGGCGTCGACGGTCGATCTGCGCGGATTGTTCTCGGCGGCCCAGCCCGACGCGCTGTGGCAGCACAAACCGGCGTTCTGGCTGCTCGACATCGGTCTGCTGCTGGTCATCACCGCGGTGCTGTCCGTGCTGACCTGGTCGCGGCTGCGACTGAAGAAGTCCGCGGCATGA
- a CDS encoding metallophosphoesterase produces MKYVPRVLLFVSIPAVLFVVPWWVLIGAAATGPVFWIGSALFLLACAALPAGMLLGHGPAESDPASLIGDTLLGVGWVLFTWSVLGLLARGVLALAGVHDTAGPIAWAVFAVAAALVTYGVAEARRVPRVRTVEVPIAGLGRGLDGLRVVLLTDTHYAATNRLRWSERVVEVVNAQRPDIACHTGDLADGSVARRSRQVDPLGKVSAEYGRFYITGNHEYFGDALGWIEHMSSLGWQPLHNQHEVIERGGDRLVLAGIDDPTGTGLAGHGPDIGAALADIPDAPVVLLAHQPKLIGAAVEAGVALQLSGHTHGGQIWPFHYLVRLDQPVVAGLSRHGGTQLYTSRGTGFWGPQLRVFAPSEITVLVLRSA; encoded by the coding sequence GTGAAGTACGTCCCCCGCGTGTTGCTGTTCGTCTCGATTCCGGCGGTGTTGTTCGTCGTTCCCTGGTGGGTGCTGATCGGCGCCGCGGCCACCGGACCGGTGTTCTGGATCGGCTCGGCGTTGTTCCTGCTCGCCTGTGCCGCACTGCCCGCGGGCATGTTGCTCGGGCACGGCCCGGCGGAGTCGGATCCCGCCTCGCTGATCGGTGACACCCTGCTCGGGGTCGGGTGGGTGCTGTTCACCTGGTCGGTGCTCGGCCTGCTGGCGCGCGGTGTGCTGGCGCTGGCCGGGGTGCACGATACCGCCGGGCCCATCGCGTGGGCGGTGTTCGCGGTGGCCGCGGCGCTGGTGACGTACGGCGTGGCCGAGGCCCGGCGGGTGCCGCGGGTGCGGACGGTCGAGGTGCCGATCGCCGGGCTCGGCCGCGGGCTCGACGGCCTGCGCGTGGTCCTGCTGACCGACACCCACTACGCGGCGACGAACCGGCTGCGCTGGTCGGAGCGGGTGGTGGAGGTGGTGAACGCGCAGCGGCCCGATATCGCCTGCCACACCGGCGATCTCGCGGACGGATCGGTGGCGCGGCGGAGTCGCCAGGTGGATCCGCTGGGCAAGGTGTCCGCCGAATACGGCCGGTTCTACATCACCGGCAACCACGAATACTTCGGGGACGCGCTGGGCTGGATCGAGCACATGAGTTCGCTCGGCTGGCAGCCGCTGCACAATCAGCACGAGGTGATCGAGCGCGGTGGTGATCGGCTGGTGCTGGCGGGAATCGACGATCCCACCGGTACCGGGCTGGCCGGGCACGGGCCGGATATCGGTGCGGCGCTGGCCGATATCCCGGACGCGCCGGTGGTGCTGCTCGCCCATCAGCCCAAGCTGATCGGCGCGGCGGTGGAAGCCGGTGTGGCGCTGCAACTCTCCGGGCACACGCACGGCGGGCAGATCTGGCCGTTCCATTATCTGGTGCGGCTCGATCAGCCGGTGGTCGCCGGTCTGAGCCGGCACGGCGGCACCCAGCTGTACACCAGTCGCGGTACCGGGTTCTGGGGACCGCAGTTGCGGGTGTTCGCGCCCAGCGAGATCACGGTGCTGGTGTTGCGCAGCGCCTGA